The genomic region CGATTGCTCGGTGCAATCGAACTGCATTTCGGTCGAGCCGCTCGAGACCGAGTTCGGCCGCAAGCGCGCCATCAACCAGTCGACCTGCAACAAGGATTATTCCTGCGTCAAAGGCTTTTGTCCGTCCTTCGTCACCGTCGACGGCGGCAAGATGCGCAAGCGCGCGCCGGCGGGCGTCGGCGATATCGGCGATCTGCCCGAGCCGGCATCGCGCCCCAACCTGGACAAGCCCTACAACATCGCTGTCGGCGGCGTGGGCGGGACCGGCGTGCTGACGATCGGCGCGCTGCTCGGCATGGCCGCCCATATCGAGGGCAAGGCCTCGATGATCCTCGACATGTCGGGCCTGGCGCAGAAGGGCGGGGCGGTGCTGAGCCACGTCCGCCTGTCCGATCATCCGGCCGAGGTGACCTGCTCGCGCATCGTCACCGGTACGGCCGATGTGGTGCTCGCAGCCGATGAGGTGGTCGCGGTTGCCAAGGACACCATCTCGCTCTGCGACAGCAGCCGCACCCGCGGCATCATCAACAGCCACGTCATTCCCACCGCCGACTTCGTCCTCAACCGCGATTTCAACTTCCAGACCCGCAAGCTGAACGGGTTGCTGGAAACCGCGCTGCACAAGGACTCGGTATTCTTCGACTTCACCAAGCCGGCCGAACAGCTGCTCGGCGACAGCATCGCCACCAACATGATGATGATGGGCTACGCCTATCAGAAGGGCCTCTTGCCGTTGTCAGCGGAGTCGATCGAGCAGGCGATCGAGGTCAACGGCGTCTCGATCAAGATGAACAAGGAAGCCTTCCGCCTCGGCCGCCTCGCCGTCGCCGATCCCGCACGGCTTGCCGGCATGCTGAAGGGAACGGATGAGGTCGTTGCGCCCAAGTCCCTGGACGCAATGACGCTCGACGAGGTCATCGAGCATCGCACCAGGCATCTCACGGCGTACCAGAACGGCCGCCTCGCGAAACGCTACCGCAAGCTGGTCGATCAGGTCAGCGACGTCGCCAGGCAGGGCGGCTATGACGAGGCGCTGACCCGCGCCGTTGCGGTCAACTACGCCAAGCTGCTGGCCTACAAGGACGAATACGAGGTCGCGCGCCTCTACACCGATGGCGCGTTCGAAAAGCAGCTCCGCGACCAGTTCGAAGGCGACTTCAAGTTCAACTTCAACCTGGCCCCGCCCATTCTGAGCAGGGGCGTCGATGCGCTCGGCCGCCCGAAGAAGCGCGCCTTCGGCCCGTGGATGCTTCCGGTGTTCCGCGTGCTGGCAAAATTCAAGTTCCTGCGCGGCACGCCGCTCGACATCTTCGGTCGCAGTGCCGACCGCAAGCTCGAGCGCGATCTGATCGCCGGCTACGAGAAGGACGTCGCCACCGTGCTCGGCCTGCTGTCGCCGCTGACGATCGATACCGCGGTGGAGCTGCTCTCGCTGCCCGACCGCATCCGCGGCTACGGCCCGGTGAAGGAGAAGGCCGTAGCAGACGCCAAGGCCCGCTACGCCCAGCTCGCCGCCGACCTCGCGAACCCGCCGCCGGCGCCGAGGCAGATCGCGGCGGAGTAGAATTTTCGTGGGGTGGACTCGCTAATCCACCCTGCAAATTCCTGTTTGAAATCAACCACCGTTCTACTGTGCATGGGGTTGTTTTCGCGAAAAAACGTTTTTCGATAAAACGAAATCACTTGTACCGTCGGGCAAAACAGCTTTAGGGTTCTTCCCGTCGTTCCCATCATTGCGAGCGCAGCGAAGCAATTCCAGAGTGCGTCCGCGGAAAGATTCCTGGATTGTGCGCTCGCAACGACGACTGCGGCAGCAGGGCCTTCCACCGCACCTCGGATGATGCGGCGGCCATTTGCGCCAGCCCGCTGCCCTCTCGCCCGACGGAATATTTCCGCGCTTGCCAACAGGGCGGCAGCGGTTCAGAAAAAACCGGAAGTGAGACACGCCAGCGGAGACCTTATTTGACCATCAAGGGCAAGGCCTACATTGCCGGGATCTACGAACACCCGACCCGGCACGCGCCGGACAAATCCACCGCGCAGCTCCATGCCGAGGTCGCCAAGGGTGCGATCGAGGATGCCGGGCTCAGCAAGGACGATGTCGACGGCTATTTCTGCGCGGGCGACGCCCCGGGCGGCGCCTGGCCGATGGTCGATTATCTCGGTCTCAACACCAAGAAACTCCGCCATGTCGATTCCACCGAGACCGGCGGCTGTTCTTACATCATCCATCTCGGCCATGCCGCCGAAGCCATCGCCGCGGGCAAGTGCTCAATCGCGCTGATCACGCTGGCCGGCAAGCCGCGCACCGGGGCGATGCCGCCGCGCGCGGCCGGCGCTGAGGCCGATTTCGAGACGGCTTATGGCGCGACCACGCACAATGCCTATGGCATGTGTGCCATGCGCCACATGCACGACTATGGCACCACCAGCGAGCAGCTCGCCTGGATCAAGGTCGCGGCCTCGCACCATGCGCAATACAATCCGCATGCGATGCTCAAGGACGTCGTGACCGTCGAGGACGTCCTGAACTCGCCGATGATCTCTGATCCCTTACATCGCATGGATTGCTGCGTGGTCTCCGACGGCGGCGGCGCGCTGATCGTGACCACGCCTGAAATCGCCAAGAGCCTGAAGAAGCCTTTGGTCAGGCTGATCGGACATGGCGAGGCGATGAAGGGCCCGCGCGGCGGCAAGGATCTCGACCTCACATACTCCGCCGGCATCTGGTCCGGCCCGCGTGCCTTCGAGGAAGCCGGCATCACGCCGAAGGACATCAAATACGCCTCGATCTACGACAGCTTCACCATCACCGTCCTGATGCAGCTCGAAGACCTCGGCTTCTGCAAGAAAGGTGAGGGCGGCAAGTTCGTCGCCGACGGCAATCTGATCTCGGGCGTCGGCAAGCTGCCGTTCAACACCGATGGCGGTGGCCTCTGCAGCAACCATCCCGTCAATCGCGGCGGCATGACCAAGATCCTCGAGGCCGTGCGGCAACTGCGCGGCGAGGCGCATCCGAAGGTGCAGGTCAAGAATTGCGATCTCGCCATCGCCCACGGCACCGGCGGACTTTTGGGTGTTCGCCACGCCGCCTCGACGGCCATTCTGGAGCGCGTGTGATGAGCGAAGCCAAGAAATATCCGGCCCCGGTGATGAACCCTGAGACAGCCGCGTTCTGGGATGCGGCCAAAGAGGGCAGGTTCATGATCAAGCGCTGCACCGCGTGCGGCGAGGCGCACTATTTCCCGCGTGCGATCTGCCCGTTCTGCTACTCCGACAAGACGGTGTGGGAGCAGTCTTCGGGCGAGGGTACGATCTACACCTACAGCTTGATGCGGAAGTCGCCGACCGGCCCTTACGCGATCGGCTACGTCACGCTGAAGGAAGGCCCATCGCTCCAGACCAATTTCGTCGATTGCGATCTGACGACGTTGAAGATCGGCCAGAAGGTGAAGGTGGTGTTCAAGCCGACCGACGGCGCGCCGCTGCCGTTTTTTACGCCGGCGTAGTCGCTTTCTTCCCTTCTCCCCTTGCGGGAGAAGGTGGCGCGAAGCGCCGGATGAGGGGTCTCTCTCCACCGAGAGATTGTTCGATGCGGAGC from Bradyrhizobium lupini harbors:
- a CDS encoding thiolase domain-containing protein — encoded protein: MTIKGKAYIAGIYEHPTRHAPDKSTAQLHAEVAKGAIEDAGLSKDDVDGYFCAGDAPGGAWPMVDYLGLNTKKLRHVDSTETGGCSYIIHLGHAAEAIAAGKCSIALITLAGKPRTGAMPPRAAGAEADFETAYGATTHNAYGMCAMRHMHDYGTTSEQLAWIKVAASHHAQYNPHAMLKDVVTVEDVLNSPMISDPLHRMDCCVVSDGGGALIVTTPEIAKSLKKPLVRLIGHGEAMKGPRGGKDLDLTYSAGIWSGPRAFEEAGITPKDIKYASIYDSFTITVLMQLEDLGFCKKGEGGKFVADGNLISGVGKLPFNTDGGGLCSNHPVNRGGMTKILEAVRQLRGEAHPKVQVKNCDLAIAHGTGGLLGVRHAASTAILERV
- a CDS encoding Zn-ribbon domain-containing OB-fold protein; this encodes MSEAKKYPAPVMNPETAAFWDAAKEGRFMIKRCTACGEAHYFPRAICPFCYSDKTVWEQSSGEGTIYTYSLMRKSPTGPYAIGYVTLKEGPSLQTNFVDCDLTTLKIGQKVKVVFKPTDGAPLPFFTPA